A region of Streptomyces sp. NBC_01267 DNA encodes the following proteins:
- a CDS encoding Clp protease N-terminal domain-containing protein codes for MFERFTQGARDVVTGAVGYADGAGESAITEEHLLMALLDARGTKGSFVLTSLGAAGWRDELSGALAETRRRGGVSQADLEALAGLGVDVDAIVARVEEAHGEGALAAGATRTRPLRRPLAPGAREVLRSALRIAAGRGDRRLGDEHLLLALTGRRGAVAEALAGCGVSYGAVERVLREVPAG; via the coding sequence ATGTTCGAACGCTTCACGCAGGGCGCCCGGGACGTGGTCACCGGTGCGGTGGGGTACGCGGACGGCGCGGGCGAGTCCGCCATCACCGAGGAGCACCTGCTGATGGCGCTGCTCGACGCGCGCGGCACGAAGGGGTCCTTCGTGCTGACGTCCCTCGGCGCCGCGGGGTGGCGTGACGAGCTGTCGGGCGCACTGGCGGAGACCCGGCGGCGGGGTGGGGTGTCGCAGGCCGATCTGGAGGCGCTGGCCGGGCTCGGTGTCGATGTGGACGCGATCGTCGCACGTGTCGAAGAGGCGCACGGCGAGGGCGCGTTGGCGGCCGGGGCCACTCGGACCAGGCCGTTGCGCCGCCCGCTCGCACCCGGGGCGCGCGAGGTGCTGCGGTCGGCCCTGCGGATCGCAGCGGGGCGCGGGGACCGGCGGCTCGGTGACGAGCACCTGCTACTGGCGCTGACGGGGCGGCGCGGGGCGGTCGCGGAGGCGCTGGCCGGGTGCGGGGTGTCGTACGGGGCGGTGGAGCGGGTGCTGCGGGAGGTGCCCGCGGGGTGA
- a CDS encoding S1 RNA-binding domain-containing protein, with protein MADQLQPGPVRTVEVVGFDGADVLVSLTAPEGANSEIGRIPSHEVSLRRTEHPSAIFQVGQEVEAEEIGRWREGQLLLSARACEIPALRSFLLSIEEGQVVTGTVAGVHNFGVFVHVDGEPDGLCTGFIRGPELAWSRIDHPSEAVEAGQRITAEVIMPETRSGQVTLSLKALQEDPLVRLADHVGRLVTGPITKIVSFGVFVELAPDVEGFLHLSELTNEPVETPAHVVGEGELITVEIAEVDLRRHRVRLCAAEGRGT; from the coding sequence TTGGCCGACCAGCTTCAGCCAGGCCCCGTGAGGACGGTGGAAGTCGTCGGGTTCGACGGAGCGGATGTCCTGGTGAGCCTCACGGCCCCCGAAGGGGCGAACTCCGAGATCGGACGGATCCCCTCGCACGAGGTGTCACTGCGCCGAACGGAACACCCGTCAGCGATCTTCCAGGTGGGCCAGGAGGTCGAAGCCGAAGAGATCGGGCGTTGGCGCGAGGGCCAGCTCCTTCTCTCCGCCAGGGCATGCGAGATCCCGGCCTTGCGTTCCTTTCTGCTCTCGATCGAAGAGGGCCAGGTAGTCACCGGGACTGTTGCGGGGGTTCACAACTTCGGGGTCTTCGTACACGTCGATGGTGAGCCTGACGGCCTGTGCACCGGCTTCATCCGTGGGCCGGAGCTGGCCTGGTCCCGGATCGACCACCCCTCGGAGGCCGTCGAGGCAGGCCAGCGGATCACCGCCGAGGTGATCATGCCTGAGACACGCTCAGGACAGGTCACGCTGTCACTGAAGGCCCTGCAGGAGGACCCGCTCGTTCGGCTTGCCGATCACGTCGGCCGACTCGTCACGGGGCCGATCACCAAGATCGTTTCCTTCGGTGTGTTCGTGGAACTTGCTCCAGACGTCGAAGGTTTCCTTCACCTCTCAGAACTCACCAATGAGCCGGTGGAGACGCCTGCCCACGTTGTCGGCGAAGGCGAACTGATCACGGTCGAGATCGCCGAGGTCGACCTTCGGCGTCACCGCGTGCGGCTGTGCGCCGCTGAAGGCCGGGGAACGTAG
- a CDS encoding helix-turn-helix domain-containing protein → MTDATDLAERASDSDPRVGLRAVAALRRLLERLESVQVRSARNQGWSWQEIATELGVSRQAVHKKHGRQ, encoded by the coding sequence ATGACCGATGCAACGGATCTCGCCGAGCGGGCGAGCGACAGTGATCCGAGGGTCGGGCTGCGGGCGGTGGCCGCGCTGCGGCGGCTGCTGGAGCGGCTCGAATCCGTTCAGGTGCGCAGCGCCCGCAATCAGGGCTGGTCGTGGCAGGAGATCGCCACCGAGCTGGGTGTCAGCAGGCAGGCGGTCCACAAGAAGCACGGGAGGCAGTGA
- a CDS encoding aminoglycoside phosphotransferase family protein — MRLPRRSVSAGLALNEQRWLPDLAGHLPLPVPAPVHIGVPGRGYPWAWSVVPFLPGEIAARTQPADPGAAAVALGEFLAALHLPAPADAPTNPSRGIPLADRTAGVMSQLPHLDDPSERATAMRVWESATATPAWGGPPVWLHGDLHPANILVDRGRVGAVIDFGDVTAGDPATDLAVAWMLLPTPQRAEFRRVYGRADDGTWARARGWALALALVFLTHSADNPLMAGIGRRALDAVLEEGRVSR, encoded by the coding sequence GTGCGCCTCCCCCGGCGCTCCGTGTCCGCCGGACTCGCCCTGAACGAACAGCGCTGGCTGCCGGACCTGGCCGGACACCTGCCGCTTCCCGTTCCCGCACCGGTACACATCGGGGTGCCGGGCCGCGGATATCCGTGGGCCTGGAGCGTGGTGCCGTTCCTGCCCGGGGAGATCGCGGCCCGTACGCAGCCGGCCGATCCGGGGGCAGCGGCAGTCGCTCTGGGTGAATTCCTGGCGGCCCTGCACCTGCCGGCACCGGCGGATGCCCCCACCAACCCTTCGCGCGGGATCCCGCTCGCCGACCGTACAGCCGGAGTGATGTCCCAACTGCCGCACCTGGACGACCCGTCGGAACGAGCCACCGCGATGCGCGTATGGGAGAGCGCCACCGCCACGCCCGCGTGGGGCGGCCCCCCGGTGTGGCTGCACGGCGACCTGCACCCCGCGAACATCCTGGTCGACCGCGGCCGGGTCGGGGCCGTGATCGACTTCGGCGACGTCACTGCGGGGGACCCCGCCACCGACCTGGCCGTGGCGTGGATGCTGCTGCCCACGCCGCAGCGCGCGGAGTTCCGGCGGGTGTACGGACGTGCCGACGACGGCACTTGGGCGCGGGCACGGGGGTGGGCGCTGGCCCTGGCCCTGGTCTTCCTGACCCACTCCGCCGACAACCCGCTGATGGCCGGAATCGGCCGCCGAGCCTTGGACGCGGTACTGGAAGAGGGCCGGGTATCACGGTGA
- a CDS encoding PadR family transcriptional regulator: protein MAPVFAHGRLRLYLLKLLDEAPRHGYEVIRLLEERFQGLYAPSAGTVYPRLAKLEAEGLVTHASEGGRKVYSITDAGRAELAGRSGELADLELEIRESVAELAAEIRADVSGSASDLRREIRQAAQEARGTSGKGGAKAGAGGGAGARPGKAFPGFPEASDFFDGAWGDKDGWRQAKEEFKRAKQEWKDQARRAKDESRRAREDAQQARRQATEAQEKARDQMQRVAQQVQEHFARGDWPAGVREGLAEFTREMSRFGRGAEAGTGPADEPSDVTVERVDLGKEDAATPPEPEWAHEEPSGNPARDLDRLLDRFRDDIRDAARDHGVTDDQLRDARRHLSSAAARIGATLRAPEK, encoded by the coding sequence ATGGCCCCCGTCTTCGCCCACGGCCGACTCCGCCTCTACCTGCTGAAACTGCTGGACGAGGCGCCGCGCCACGGCTACGAGGTGATCCGGCTGCTGGAGGAACGGTTCCAGGGGCTGTACGCACCGAGCGCGGGCACCGTGTACCCGCGGCTCGCCAAGCTGGAGGCCGAGGGCCTGGTGACCCATGCCTCGGAGGGCGGCCGGAAGGTGTACTCGATCACCGACGCCGGCCGCGCCGAACTGGCGGGCCGCAGCGGTGAACTGGCCGACCTGGAGCTGGAGATCCGCGAGTCGGTCGCCGAACTCGCCGCGGAGATCCGCGCCGACGTCAGCGGCTCGGCGAGCGACCTGCGGCGGGAGATCCGGCAGGCCGCACAGGAGGCGCGCGGGACGTCCGGCAAGGGCGGCGCGAAGGCCGGAGCCGGTGGCGGAGCCGGAGCCCGGCCCGGTAAGGCGTTCCCCGGCTTCCCCGAAGCGTCCGACTTCTTCGACGGCGCCTGGGGCGACAAGGACGGCTGGCGCCAGGCCAAGGAGGAGTTCAAGCGCGCCAAGCAGGAGTGGAAGGACCAGGCACGCCGGGCGAAGGACGAGTCCCGGCGCGCCCGCGAGGACGCCCAGCAGGCACGGCGCCAGGCCACGGAGGCCCAGGAGAAGGCGCGCGACCAGATGCAGCGGGTCGCCCAGCAGGTGCAGGAGCACTTCGCGCGGGGCGACTGGCCCGCCGGGGTCCGCGAGGGGCTCGCCGAGTTCACCAGGGAGATGAGCCGTTTCGGGCGGGGCGCCGAAGCGGGTACGGGCCCGGCCGACGAGCCGTCGGACGTCACCGTCGAGCGCGTGGACCTCGGCAAGGAGGACGCCGCGACGCCGCCCGAGCCCGAGTGGGCCCACGAGGAGCCTTCCGGAAATCCGGCCCGCGACCTGGACAGGCTGCTGGACCGCTTCCGCGACGACATCCGGGACGCGGCGCGCGATCACGGAGTGACGGACGATCAACTACGGGACGCACGACGGCACTTGTCGTCGGCGGCGGCCCGCATCGGGGCGACCCTGCGAGCCCCGGAGAAGTAG
- the cutA gene encoding divalent cation tolerance protein CutA, with the protein MTSEIVIAQTTIDNENQAKALARSAVERRLAACALSRSEVARR; encoded by the coding sequence ATGACAAGCGAGATTGTGATCGCGCAGACCACCATCGACAACGAGAACCAGGCAAAGGCACTGGCCCGCAGCGCGGTTGAGCGCCGACTGGCGGCCTGCGCCCTTTCTCGCAGCGAGGTAGCCAGGCGATGA